The Arachis ipaensis cultivar K30076 chromosome B07, Araip1.1, whole genome shotgun sequence genome includes a window with the following:
- the LOC107608108 gene encoding LOW QUALITY PROTEIN: BAG family molecular chaperone regulator 4 (The sequence of the model RefSeq protein was modified relative to this genomic sequence to represent the inferred CDS: inserted 1 base in 1 codon): MKMKRISLSSSKRAPATNNNNNYYMMVKESSISIDWEVRPGGMLVQKRQEKIVDSSSSSSCSSPMIKVKVSHGCNHHEVNVPSQSTFGHLKGVLASETGLEPKEQRLIFXILLEDPASTERKLQEMQRRQEDIIIAKAIESVSNVRTQVDKLQQKVVDLERTVCGGIKVEDKEFVVLTELLIVQLLELDSIAADGEAKVQRRIEVQRVQSYVDKIDKIKARNSAPLGNDANNNAVSVTTKWEPFESGIGSFTSPTPFKLSTTIITQNWELFE, from the exons ATGAAAATGAAAAGAATATCACTATCTTCATCAAAACGTGCACCAgctactaataataataacaattattACATGATGGTTAAGGAAAGTAGTATTAGTATAGATTGGGAGGTGAGGCCTGGTGGAATGCTTGTTCAGAAGAGACAAGAAAAAATTgttgactcttcttcttcttcttcttgttcaagtcCAATGATCAAAGTTAAGGTCTCTCATGGTTGTAATCACCATGAGGTTAATGTTCCTTCACAATCCACTTTTG GGCATTTAAAAGGTGTCCTTGCATCTGAGACTGGCCTAGAACCTAAGGAACAAAGGCTAATAT ACATATTGTTAGAGGATCCAGCCAGCACAGAAAGGAAGCTTCAGGAGATGCAGAGAAGGCAAGAAGATATAATAATTGCAAAGGCAATTGAATCAGTCTCCAATGTCAGAACACAAGTGGACAAGCTACAACAAAAG GTGGTTGATTTGGAGAGGACTGTTTGTGGTGGTATTAAAGTTGAGGACAAAGAGTTTGTTGTCTTGACAGAGCTACTAATAGTTCAATTGCTTGAGTTGGATTCCATTGCTGCTGATGGAGAAGCTAAAGTACAGAGAAGAATTGAG GTTCAGCGTGTACAAAGTTATGTGGacaaaattgacaaaataaaagCAAGAAATTCTGCTCCTTTAGGCAATGATGCTAACAACAATGCGGTGTCAGTGACCACCAAATGGGAGCCATTTGAATCAGGAATTGGAAGCTTCACGTCACCAACTCCATTCAAATTATCAACTACTATCATCACTCAAAATTGGGAATTGTTTGAGTGA